A genomic segment from Salvelinus alpinus chromosome 8, SLU_Salpinus.1, whole genome shotgun sequence encodes:
- the LOC139582688 gene encoding zinc finger protein 410-like isoform X1 — MLSDELDSKPELLVQFVQNASIPLGQGLEDSDPKHTCLPLLAPADSSLCTQLALTEGGLSHVSTRSLSLSEFGGAVQSPMEVHPNPHPRSPHTPPSPSPVLHDLQRSESSSYVLLNLAKGLAASSEPLIFSADGTEEEEEEVISSGDCCVDGTAPWYLRVQELAHDSLIAATRAQLAKDAKASQDARAGNGCNSNVTDFNGGDHLPSFPLEGVKREQPARTNRTLSSKQNLRCSFEGCYRTFTWPAHLKYHLKTHRNDRMFRCGAEGCGKSFYVLQRLQVHMRTHNGDKPFFCKEKNCGKKFTTAGNLKNHKRTHTGEKPFLCEADGCGRSFAEYSSLRKHMLVHSGEKPHQCGVCGKTFSQSGSRNVHMRKRHGEEVLGNEGRETGEALTHSSLLEADGSPDDNMVTMTTGVEPMNVHHAMLREQGSADSVVVLSQPHDLVTMTTTSHTYAEDVVALL, encoded by the exons ATGCTTTCAGATGAGCTTGACTCCAAACCCGAG cTGCTGGTTCAGTTTGTCCAGAACGCTTCCATCCCTCTGGGGCAGGGTCTGGAGGACTCTGATCCCAAacacacctgccttcccctgcTGGCCCCTGCAGATAGTTCCCTGTGCACACAGCTGGCCCTGACAG AGGGTGGTCTCAGCCATGTGTCAACGAGGTCTCTGTCCCTGTCAGAGTTTGGGGGAGCAGTGCAGAGCCCCATGGAGGTGCACCCCAACCCCCATCCCCGCAGCCCTCACACACCCCCCAGCCCATCTCCTGTCCTCCATGACCTGCAGCGGTCAGAGAGCAGCTCCTACGTCCTCCTCAACCTCGCCAAAG gcctAGCAGCCTCCTCTGAGCCACTAATCTTTTCAGCAGacgggacagaggaggaggaagaggaggtgatcTCGTCCGGGGACTGTTGTGTGGATGGCACTGCCCCCTGGTACCTGCGGGTACAGGAGTTGGCACACGACAGCCTCATAGCAGCAACGCGTGCACAGCTAGCTAAAGATGCCAAGGCTAGTCAGGACGCCAGGGCTGGGAACGGCTGCAACAGTAATGTCACTGACTTTAATGGTG GTGACCACCTGCCCAGCTTCCCGTTGGAGGGTGTGAAGAGAGAGCAGCCGGCGAGGACCAATCGTACGCTTTCGTCTAAACAGAACCTCCGCTGCTCCTTTGAGGGCTGCTATAGAACCTTCACCTGGCCTGCTCACCTCAAATACCACCTCaaaacacacag gaacgACCGTATGTTCCGGTGTGGGGCGGAGggctgtgggaagagtttctACGTGCTGCAGCGTCTGCAGGTCCACATGAGAACTCACAACGGAGACAAGCCTTTTTTCTGCAAGGAGAAGAACTGTGGCAAGAAGTTCACCACTGCAGGAAACCTCAAGAaccacaaacgcacacacacag GTGAGAAGCCTTTCCTGTGTGAAGCAGATGGCTGTGGTCGTTCCTTTGCAGAGTACTCCAGTCTACGCAAACACATGCTCGTACACTCAG GAGAGAAACCCCACCAGTGTGGTGTCTGTGGAAAGACGTTCTCTCAGAGCGGCAGCAGGAACGTCCACATGAGGAAGAGACACGGAGAGGAGGTGCTGGGGAACGAGGGCAGAGAAACAG GCGAGGCTCTGACACACAGCAGTTTGCTGGAGGCTGACGGGTCACCTGACGACAATATGGTCACCATGACTACGGGGGTGGAGCCCATGAACGTACACCACGCCATGCTGCGAGAACAAG
- the LOC139582688 gene encoding zinc finger protein 410-like isoform X2, with amino-acid sequence MLSDELDSKPELLVQFVQNASIPLGQGLEDSDPKHTCLPLLAPADSSLCTQLALTEGGLSHVSTRSLSLSEFGGAVQSPMEVHPNPHPRSPHTPPSPSPVLHDLQRSESSSYVLLNLAKGLAASSEPLIFSADGTEEEEEEVISSGDCCVDGTAPWYLRVQELAHDSLIAATRAQLAKDAKASQDARAGNGCNSDHLPSFPLEGVKREQPARTNRTLSSKQNLRCSFEGCYRTFTWPAHLKYHLKTHRNDRMFRCGAEGCGKSFYVLQRLQVHMRTHNGDKPFFCKEKNCGKKFTTAGNLKNHKRTHTGEKPFLCEADGCGRSFAEYSSLRKHMLVHSGEKPHQCGVCGKTFSQSGSRNVHMRKRHGEEVLGNEGRETGEALTHSSLLEADGSPDDNMVTMTTGVEPMNVHHAMLREQGSADSVVVLSQPHDLVTMTTTSHTYAEDVVALL; translated from the exons ATGCTTTCAGATGAGCTTGACTCCAAACCCGAG cTGCTGGTTCAGTTTGTCCAGAACGCTTCCATCCCTCTGGGGCAGGGTCTGGAGGACTCTGATCCCAAacacacctgccttcccctgcTGGCCCCTGCAGATAGTTCCCTGTGCACACAGCTGGCCCTGACAG AGGGTGGTCTCAGCCATGTGTCAACGAGGTCTCTGTCCCTGTCAGAGTTTGGGGGAGCAGTGCAGAGCCCCATGGAGGTGCACCCCAACCCCCATCCCCGCAGCCCTCACACACCCCCCAGCCCATCTCCTGTCCTCCATGACCTGCAGCGGTCAGAGAGCAGCTCCTACGTCCTCCTCAACCTCGCCAAAG gcctAGCAGCCTCCTCTGAGCCACTAATCTTTTCAGCAGacgggacagaggaggaggaagaggaggtgatcTCGTCCGGGGACTGTTGTGTGGATGGCACTGCCCCCTGGTACCTGCGGGTACAGGAGTTGGCACACGACAGCCTCATAGCAGCAACGCGTGCACAGCTAGCTAAAGATGCCAAGGCTAGTCAGGACGCCAGGGCTGGGAACGGCTGCAACA GTGACCACCTGCCCAGCTTCCCGTTGGAGGGTGTGAAGAGAGAGCAGCCGGCGAGGACCAATCGTACGCTTTCGTCTAAACAGAACCTCCGCTGCTCCTTTGAGGGCTGCTATAGAACCTTCACCTGGCCTGCTCACCTCAAATACCACCTCaaaacacacag gaacgACCGTATGTTCCGGTGTGGGGCGGAGggctgtgggaagagtttctACGTGCTGCAGCGTCTGCAGGTCCACATGAGAACTCACAACGGAGACAAGCCTTTTTTCTGCAAGGAGAAGAACTGTGGCAAGAAGTTCACCACTGCAGGAAACCTCAAGAaccacaaacgcacacacacag GTGAGAAGCCTTTCCTGTGTGAAGCAGATGGCTGTGGTCGTTCCTTTGCAGAGTACTCCAGTCTACGCAAACACATGCTCGTACACTCAG GAGAGAAACCCCACCAGTGTGGTGTCTGTGGAAAGACGTTCTCTCAGAGCGGCAGCAGGAACGTCCACATGAGGAAGAGACACGGAGAGGAGGTGCTGGGGAACGAGGGCAGAGAAACAG GCGAGGCTCTGACACACAGCAGTTTGCTGGAGGCTGACGGGTCACCTGACGACAATATGGTCACCATGACTACGGGGGTGGAGCCCATGAACGTACACCACGCCATGCTGCGAGAACAAG